In Pseudanabaenaceae cyanobacterium SKYG29, the DNA window GCTTCCAGGATGTGGATTTTTGGTGTGGGGCGGAGCATTGAGTATGAGTTGCGCCAAAAGATTTTTAACCATCTCCTCACGTTGCCCCCCAGTTATTTCAGTCAGCAATCAGTGGGAGAAATTATCAGTATTGTCACCAGTGATGTGGAAAATATCCGCCGTTTGTTGGGGTTTGCTCTCCTCAGTTTGACAAACACAGTTTTTGCCTATGGACTGACATTGCCGGCCATGATAGCGATCGATTTACGGCTGACTTTGTTGGCATTGGCTCCCTATCCCTTTATGATGCTTTTGGTACAGGCTTTCGGGGATAAAATGCGCGCTGAACAACAGACAGTGCAGGAAAAGTTGTCAGATGTGAGCAGTTTGTTGCAGGAAGACCTCAACAGTATGGCACTGATTAAAACCTATGCCCAGGAAGAGAATGAACGACGGGCTTTTCGCCAAAAAAATTTAGACCTCCTAGAAGCTAATCTGCAAATGGCGCGCACCCGTAATATCCTATTTCCGGCCCTGGGGGGAATTGTGGGAGTGAGTTTATTGCTGATTGTGTGGCAGGGCGGTCTCATGATCATCGATGGCAAATTCAATCTCAGTGGTCTGATTACGCTGATTTTGTATGTGGAATATCTCACATTTCCTACGGCTCTGCTGGGCTTTACTTTGACAGTTATCCAACGCGGTCAGGTGAGTATCGATCGGGTGGAAGGTCTATTGAGTGTTCCCCCTGCTATTGTGGACCCCGCCGATGCCATAACTGTCAATTTAGCGGCAGTAGCGGGTAAGATCGAGGTGCGGCATTTATCTTTTACTTATCTAGGCGCAAAAACGCCTACTCTAGTTGATGTCAGTTTTACGGTAGCGCCTGGGGAGAGGTTGGCAATTATTGGCGCGATCGGGTCAGGGAAATCCACTTTGGCTAACCTAATTCCCCGCCTTTTACCTGTGCCACCTGGCACTATTTTTATCGATGATATTGATATTACAAAAATGCGGGTGCGGGACTTGAGGACGATCGTGACCTATGTGCCCCAGGAAAGTTTTTTGTTCAGTTTGCCCATCTTGGAAAATATTCGCTACGGTAAGCCCGATGCCTCTTTCGCCCAGGTAGAATACTACGCCGAACAGGCACATATCCAGGGGGAAATCCTCTCCTTTCCGCAAAAATATGAGACTTTGGTGGGGGAACGGGGTATTACTCTATCGGGGGGACAACGACAACGGACGGCTCTAGCCCGCGCCCTCTTGATGGATGCCCCCATCTTGCTACTGGATGATGCCCTTGCCAGCGTGGATAACCAGACCGCTGCTAAGATTCTGGCAAACCTGCCCCGCCACAAGACAATAATTTTTATCACCCATAAACTGTCGGCAGCGATGAACTGCGATCGGATTCTTATCCTCGATCGGGGGTGTGTCCATGCTATTGGTACCCATCAAGAGTTAATGGCTGCTTCTCCCCTTTACCGAAAACTCTGGCAACAATATCAACTGGAACAGGCGGTGAGTTAATGAACCTGCGTATTGGCGGAGATAGAAAACTAAAAACGCCCAAAACTATCCGCCCCACCTCTAGTAAAGTCCGATCGGCACTGTTCAACATCTGGCAACATCACCTTGGGGGTGCCACTTGGTTGGAGCTGTGTGCTGGCTCAGGGGCAATGAGTGCGGAAGCCCTGCGTAGGGGGGCAAAACAGGTAGTAGCGATCGAGATGGATGCCGCTGCTTGCAAAATCATACAGGCAAATTTGGCAAAAATTAGTCAACCCCAGCAATTTCACATTCTGAAAATGGACGTAGTTAAAGCTATTGCCAAGTTGCAGGGGAGTTTTGATTTGATCTACTTTGACCCCCCCTACGACAGTAACCTATATCTGCCTGTGTTGACCCACCTCCA includes these proteins:
- the rsmD gene encoding 16S rRNA (guanine(966)-N(2))-methyltransferase RsmD, coding for MNLRIGGDRKLKTPKTIRPTSSKVRSALFNIWQHHLGGATWLELCAGSGAMSAEALRRGAKQVVAIEMDAAACKIIQANLAKISQPQQFHILKMDVVKAIAKLQGSFDLIYFDPPYDSNLYLPVLTHLHRLCHAATQIAVEHSSYHPLPETVGELVQTDRRSYGQTCLSFFALATGVPAPHPSPPPLGLAPFPQIPPTQSDSI
- a CDS encoding ABC transporter ATP-binding protein/permease, with translation MARLSLKKVGEYLRPHTKPLVLGIVALLIVNGLSVAIREVIRSVVALLEKMVGGVEIADPIPSLLWSAAGVVTLACVMWVIRMASRMWIFGVGRSIEYELRQKIFNHLLTLPPSYFSQQSVGEIISIVTSDVENIRRLLGFALLSLTNTVFAYGLTLPAMIAIDLRLTLLALAPYPFMMLLVQAFGDKMRAEQQTVQEKLSDVSSLLQEDLNSMALIKTYAQEENERRAFRQKNLDLLEANLQMARTRNILFPALGGIVGVSLLLIVWQGGLMIIDGKFNLSGLITLILYVEYLTFPTALLGFTLTVIQRGQVSIDRVEGLLSVPPAIVDPADAITVNLAAVAGKIEVRHLSFTYLGAKTPTLVDVSFTVAPGERLAIIGAIGSGKSTLANLIPRLLPVPPGTIFIDDIDITKMRVRDLRTIVTYVPQESFLFSLPILENIRYGKPDASFAQVEYYAEQAHIQGEILSFPQKYETLVGERGITLSGGQRQRTALARALLMDAPILLLDDALASVDNQTAAKILANLPRHKTIIFITHKLSAAMNCDRILILDRGCVHAIGTHQELMAASPLYRKLWQQYQLEQAVS